A genomic segment from Spinacia oleracea cultivar Varoflay chromosome 3, BTI_SOV_V1, whole genome shotgun sequence encodes:
- the LOC110803787 gene encoding uncharacterized protein gives MGNDDNGCCIFPLTSLQIGDLQSYLSHLNIFLAAESNAFYILVDNRPWLEGLGSRRAHLWQLMVTKSRLSPFANSSARKERNAGKEKLEKKASNKVTTSNKGTKSTNSKISERWFSLIDAATLSQKRALLPVKKLKYSLQLNRELHRTLFGLIIFEVSWDDVRGINYLNELQTDTSLALETKFMRRWEFDSIMQAVDSIPSWFSGTYHDQNLLRDYLLSTVDEVFHDAKEDFSDEETACFFDVAADNALSYGVSVDFGARTTGIENDTSILHTPPPPNVPYKRRKVTRSSSSGAVVDTYSEETPKTPSRTFDPFEHCENTIEATEYKDVLLLFRFNDRNLPFKLKDIIMGDLRLLTLLESGLPSWVIFLQSYPVVGHVYRPWMCPLARALYTIISITTVVIGFYDLYKNVPLLKATASRLLGPVFDWIETWEMVSRVKYLGTMLFLHNFEKAVKWLLMITHTMRSFFSVLAQPIVEPLIEFSEFFLPFWTVCIQMSESFFSFICIVFGSSCSFIGNVVEIIFLPIWLILTFIWTTAISIILPIFWACWEILNAPVRLVLALFSFIAFVCTLIYEMIGDLWSSVCSIVHIASTTEATVTTTYEVSMWRSLWNDLFSKVFRAVRSILHGFVTFFTACNRHRLSIYNHLKEFIQKLSRHRCQSQHRTIHHKKWHVDPKRQAQLRRTQNLAEPRHVNR, from the exons atgGGGAATGATGATAATGGATGCTGTATTTTCCCATTGACGAGCTTACAAATTGG GGATTTGCAGTCGTATCTTTCCCATCTGAACATTTTTCTGGCTGCTGAGAGCAACGCATTCTATATTTTAGTGGACAACAGACCATGGCTCGAAGGTCTAGGATCACGTCGCGCACACTTGTGGCAATTGATGGTTACCAAG TCAAGGTTGTCGCCATTTGCCAATAGTAGCGCTCGTAAGGAGAGGAATGCTGGTAAAGAGAAATTAGAGAAAAAGGCCAGCAACAAAGTAACGACTTCTAATAAAGGCACGAAGTCGACTAATTCAAAGATTTCGGAGAGATGGTTTTCACTGATAGATGCTGCCACATTATCACAAAAGAGGGCGCTATTACCTGTAAAGAAGCTTAAGTACTCTTTACAGTTAAATCGAGAGCTCCACAGGACCTTGTTTGGGTTGATTATTTTCGAAGTCTCGTGGGATGATGTTCGTGGCATCAATTATCTTAATGAACTACAG ACTGATACTTCTCTGGCTTTAGAAACCAAATTTATGAGAAGATGGGAATTTGACAGTATAATGCAAGCTGTAGACAGCATTCCTTCTTGGTTTTCAGGGACATACCATGATCAAAATCTATTGAGAGATTATCTGCTATCTACTGTTG ATGAAGTGTTCCATGATGCCAAGGAGGATTTTTCGGATGAAGAGACTGCTTGCTTTTTTGATGTAGCAGCGGATAATGCATTATCTTATGGTGTTTCAGTTGATTTTGGTGCACGCACCACAGGAATTGAAAATGACACGAGTATTTTACATACGCCACCACCTCCTAACGTGCCTTATAAAAGAAGAAAAGTGACACGATCAAGCAGCTCTGGAGCGGTAGTCGATACCTACTCTGAGGAAACTCCTAAGACACCCAGTAGGACTTTTGACCCATTTGAACATTGTGAGAATACCATTGAAGCGACTGAATACAAAGATGTCTTACTTTTATTTAGATTCAATGACAGAAACCTTCCTTTTAAGCTAAAAGACATAATTATGGGTGACCTGCGTTTGCTTACTCTCTTAGAATCTGGGCTTCCATCTTGGGTAATATTCCTTCAATCATATCCTGTCGTTGGCCATGTTTATCGTCCATGGATGTGTCCTCTTGCCAGAGCTTTATATACGATCATTTCAATTACCACTGTTGTGATTGGGTTTTACGACTTATACAAGAATGTGCCACTTCTTAAGGCAACAGCATCTCGTTTGCTTGGACCTGTTTTTGATTGGATAGAGACTTGGGAGATGGTATCAAGGGTCAAATACTTGGGAACAATGCTATTCTTGCATAATTTTGAAAAGGCTGTTAAGTGGCTTCTGATGATAACACATACTATGAGATCATTTTTTTCTGTTCTTGCTCAGCCAATTGTTGAGCCGCTTATAGAATTTTCCGAATTCTTTCTTCCATTCTGGACTGTGTGTATTCAAATGTCGGAGAGCTTCTTTTCATTCATCTGCATTGTTTTCGGATCTTCATGCAGTTTTATTGGCAATGTGGTGGAGATAATATTCTTACCAATCTGGTTGATCCTGACATTTATCTGGACCACTG CAATCTCCAtcattttgccaattttttgggcCTGCTGGGAAATCTTAAATGCGCCAGTTCGCTTGGTGCTTGCACTGTTCAGTTTCATAGCCTTTGTCTGTACCCTGATATATGAAATGATTGGAGATTTGTGGTCATCTGTTTGTAGTATAGTTCATATTGCATCAACTACTGAGGCGACTGTAACAACGACATATGAGGTTTCAATGTGGCGCTCACTTTGGAATGATCTGTTCTCAAAG GTTTTCCGTGCTGTTAGGAGCATTTTGCATGGTTTTGTGACTTTTTTCACTGCTTGCAACAGGCATCGACTTAG TATTTATAACCACTTGAAGGAGTTCATCCAGAAACTATCCCGCCATCGTTGCCAATCACAGCATAGAACTATCCATCACAAAAAATGGCATGTGGATCCAAAACGGCAGGCACAATTACGTAGAACCCAAAATTTG GCGGAGCCTCGACATGTTAATCGATAA